The stretch of DNA AAACATTGGTCCTGAATTTAAGAAGTTTCCGTTATCATCTACACGATCAATAATTGGTGCAAGACCTAAAATACGAACGTCCAAAGTTGAGGTTTCTTCATCAAAGAAGTAAACTTCCTTGATACGATATTTCTTAATATCTTCAGGGTTTAAATCGTTAACTACTACTTGTACAATCTCCTCAAATGTTTCAGGATCAAAAGTAATAATTGTATCTACAGAACTACCAATATTCTGCATTTCTTCTTGAGTCATTGCTTGAGTAAACTCATCATCAAAAGTGTGATACAACGTAATATTGCCAGCTTTTGCATGTTCTAAAAGAATAGAGATAAAAGGCTCTTTTTCATTTTTGAACGCATGATTCATTTTTTCACGAATATCTATCAAACGCCAAATTCTTCTCTCCCAGAATACATCTTTTTCATGTATAAAGTCGTAAGGAATAACTCGTTTTTCTGTATATAGATAACGATCATAAAAATTGTCTCTTGGTTTAACTTGATCTGTATTGCCAGACTCTGTTACATTAGGATTGTTTTCATCAACTTGAGCCCAGACAGAAGTAGGTGTTACTACTGTTAAAACTAGTCCTAAAACGAAGAATCGTAAAAGTTTAAGATTCACATTCATCAGTTTAATCGTTTTGAGTATTACCGAATAATAAAATTACAAAAAGTTGGTTGCTTACGTGTTCTTATAACGCAAAACAACCAACTTGTATTTTATCAATCTCAAAAAAATCTGAAATTATTTTACTTTAAAAGCTAAACCATTCACACGGCGACCAGCTTTATCACCTGGACATCTTGCTTTTACATCTGTAAAGGCATATTGATCACCTGGTTTTGCTTGACGTATAGCCGCTGAGACTTTACCAGAGAAACGTCCTCCTTTTCCTTGTATTTCTACAGGATCTTGACGTTTACGAGTATAGTACAAGGTATAAGATTGAACTTGGCATCTTGCATCAAAATCAAAATTATCCAACCATGCAGCCAAACCTGGTTGAGCTTTGAACTCTCCAGATCCCATCAGACCATCTGTTTTCTTACCTAAACGAACAACAGGGTCAGGAATACGTTTAACACGGAACTTAAATGGAAATGATTTTCCATTCTTTGTATCTTTTACAGTAATAGTTGCCTCACCTGGTCTATCTGCTGTAACTGTATAATTGGTACCAGACTTTTTAGTCAATTTACCACCAGTCATAGAAACCTTCATAGCAGAAGTAGCTACACCAGCAGCTGCAACAGTAACAGGGTTTGGTACACCAATATAAAATACATTCATTTTATCAGCAGATACGTTTACAGAAGGCTGTCCTACTTCGTAAGAAAACTCCTTTGTAAAAGTTTCTGTTTCACCAGTTAATGGGTTGTTTACAGAAATCTTTGCAGAATACGTTTTTTGTCCTACAGAAGAACCTCTTGCGCTATATTTAGCTTTTCCATCAACAATTTTTAAGCTAGAACCACCTACAGAAACAGAAAACTTAGCTTGAGAAGAATAAGCACCAAGTGCAATATCAGCCTCATAAGTTTCGCCCAACAAGATGTATGGCTTAGAAGATTGAGAGAATACGTCAAATTTATCGTAGTTCAACTCTAGTTTACCCATTTGCCCAGCCAAGAAGTTAACAACAGCAGATTCTGAAGTTCTAGCATCGTTTTGAAATTTACGAAGCATCGGATAAATTGCCGCTACTGGCATGTGACCGAATGTATAATCTGCCCAAGTTTTGTTTTCGTGAGCTTCTGCATTGTAATTTTCAGAACTAGTTAGCGTCATTTCAGCCTCTAGTGTTTTTAGAGCTCCTTCTTTTTTAGTAGGATCGGCAAAAATAGTTCCTTTGATTCCTTGACCTTCCCATAGTCCTGCAACGAAATCTAAATAAGCCTTTCTCAAGTCCAAAATCTTTTGCTCAAGAACTTCTCCTTCTGGTTGTTTTTTACCTTCACTACCATAGTCACCAGATACAAAAATACGTTGTGGCGTATCTTTGTCTTTTTTACCTCTTGGTTTTCCAGCTAATTCTGGATGACCTTGGTCAGCAGCTTCTTGGTCAGTATAAGCTCCACCAGATTCTTCTATCATACGCTCTCTCAAAGAGTTGATATATTCATCAAAACCTGTAGTAAGCGTTTTTGCCTCTTTCGCTTTATCTACCAATGGTTGGTATTGAGTTTTTGTTTTAGCAGTTTCTTCCATAGAAGTGATAACACCACTTACAGAATGTTCTACAATTTTATTATTTTTCTTTATACCCTTATCAAGCATAAAGAACGCATTTATGATCTCAGCTGATACATTTAACGCTAACATAGCTGTCAAAACCAGATACATCAGGTTAATCATCAGCTGTCTTGGTTCCTTAGGAATTGACATGCTTTACTTTTTTTGTCTAATTAATATTGTTTTTTGCCTCTAAACAGCTCTATATTCATTGGGTAAATATCAATTGAGCACAAAGCTGTTTGAATATCA from Aureispira anguillae encodes:
- the porM gene encoding type IX secretion system motor protein PorM/GldM — encoded protein: MSIPKEPRQLMINLMYLVLTAMLALNVSAEIINAFFMLDKGIKKNNKIVEHSVSGVITSMEETAKTKTQYQPLVDKAKEAKTLTTGFDEYINSLRERMIEESGGAYTDQEAADQGHPELAGKPRGKKDKDTPQRIFVSGDYGSEGKKQPEGEVLEQKILDLRKAYLDFVAGLWEGQGIKGTIFADPTKKEGALKTLEAEMTLTSSENYNAEAHENKTWADYTFGHMPVAAIYPMLRKFQNDARTSESAVVNFLAGQMGKLELNYDKFDVFSQSSKPYILLGETYEADIALGAYSSQAKFSVSVGGSSLKIVDGKAKYSARGSSVGQKTYSAKISVNNPLTGETETFTKEFSYEVGQPSVNVSADKMNVFYIGVPNPVTVAAAGVATSAMKVSMTGGKLTKKSGTNYTVTADRPGEATITVKDTKNGKSFPFKFRVKRIPDPVVRLGKKTDGLMGSGEFKAQPGLAAWLDNFDFDARCQVQSYTLYYTRKRQDPVEIQGKGGRFSGKVSAAIRQAKPGDQYAFTDVKARCPGDKAGRRVNGLAFKVK
- the porN gene encoding type IX secretion system ring subunit PorN/GldN, with the translated sequence MNVNLKLLRFFVLGLVLTVVTPTSVWAQVDENNPNVTESGNTDQVKPRDNFYDRYLYTEKRVIPYDFIHEKDVFWERRIWRLIDIREKMNHAFKNEKEPFISILLEHAKAGNITLYHTFDDEFTQAMTQEEMQNIGSSVDTIITFDPETFEEIVQVVVNDLNPEDIKKYRIKEVYFFDEETSTLDVRILGLAPIIDRVDDNGNFLNSGPMFWAYYPELRDILARHEAFNPHNDAARMSWEDVFEARLFASYIIKESNVYDRRIKDYKTNPMDMLLESDKLKEQIFHFEHDLWSY